In Streptomyces sp. NBC_01439, the following are encoded in one genomic region:
- a CDS encoding DNA recombination protein RecN, translating into MQPLPGIRIRRLRLAGVSRTYDVDFTHEQRVRGLSVVAGAFSSGKTAVLEFVAYGLGAKRHPRHPEVLRKVRSCLLEVELSGEPYVIERAVGEPSKAAYVRQGTLDQPAPAKPESRLIEPAGSPESLSALLLGHCKLEGVQLREAPTNRESRTDPLSFRDLMALAFLPNERIASMNFLSENEFMKKHKLKQVVDVVFGVHDDRAVELGQRIKELGSRLTQARSELAAARAFVEEQDLPVGDALTTQTYENELLELNAQLRSLDENGQADAVFPKRLRREHQQAAQRARRAAGAVRDCETQLARMMPLRAQYADDLVKLNMLAEAQRLFDPLSVTTCPACLHRLPSPPSVENGVCGLCSHELPGDDGHLTLGTSDAERSQDEGRLNVASEIRATKARLKEITDYVEGLDSSLAALKLRAEDAELAEEQAAAAVDQATRPRVTPFLAARDDLQRRREDLLRHLQHAESAARLQGGLEKRAALVERHETQIARLREELDRLGDAAQDRDLVVGRISVRYSELLRQWRYPKLSQPMIDTNLVPYVRGDSYREASSGARTLLTLAWQLAVFEVAVESSAAHPGFLMIDSPQKNLGHGGTRDAAIADAIAIDDFYRHLTSWLAEQGSGAQVIIVDNSPPRLVEDNVVVRYSRSEERPPYGLIDDETTTDEGDGDERLAHPGQA; encoded by the coding sequence GGGGCGTTCAGCTCCGGTAAGACCGCGGTGTTGGAGTTCGTTGCCTACGGCCTGGGTGCGAAGCGTCATCCGCGGCATCCGGAGGTGCTGCGGAAGGTCCGCTCCTGCCTTCTGGAGGTGGAGCTGTCCGGCGAACCGTACGTGATCGAGCGGGCTGTCGGGGAACCGTCGAAGGCCGCCTACGTGCGCCAGGGGACGCTGGACCAGCCGGCGCCGGCCAAGCCTGAGAGCAGGCTCATCGAGCCGGCGGGCTCGCCCGAGAGCCTCTCCGCGCTGCTGCTGGGTCACTGCAAACTCGAAGGCGTCCAGCTGCGGGAGGCCCCGACGAACCGTGAGTCCCGCACCGATCCCCTGAGCTTCCGGGACCTCATGGCGCTGGCGTTCCTGCCGAACGAGCGCATCGCCTCCATGAACTTCCTCTCCGAGAACGAGTTCATGAAGAAGCACAAGCTGAAGCAGGTCGTCGACGTCGTCTTCGGCGTCCACGACGACCGTGCCGTCGAGCTTGGCCAACGCATCAAGGAGCTGGGCAGCCGGCTGACCCAGGCGCGTTCTGAACTCGCCGCGGCCCGCGCCTTCGTCGAAGAACAAGACCTTCCCGTGGGCGACGCGCTCACGACCCAGACCTACGAGAACGAACTGCTGGAGCTGAACGCACAACTCCGGTCCCTGGACGAGAACGGGCAAGCCGACGCCGTCTTCCCCAAGCGTTTGCGCCGCGAGCACCAGCAAGCCGCTCAGCGCGCCCGACGTGCTGCTGGCGCCGTACGCGACTGCGAGACACAGCTCGCCCGCATGATGCCGCTGCGGGCGCAGTACGCGGATGACCTCGTCAAGCTCAACATGCTGGCCGAGGCGCAGCGCCTGTTCGACCCCTTGAGCGTCACGACCTGTCCTGCCTGCCTGCACAGGCTTCCTTCTCCCCCCTCGGTGGAGAACGGGGTCTGCGGCCTGTGCAGCCACGAGCTGCCCGGCGACGACGGGCACCTGACGCTCGGTACCTCCGACGCTGAGCGCTCGCAGGATGAGGGGCGGCTGAACGTCGCTTCCGAGATCAGGGCCACCAAAGCCCGTCTGAAGGAGATCACCGACTACGTCGAAGGCCTCGACAGCTCCCTCGCGGCCCTGAAGCTCCGGGCGGAGGACGCCGAACTCGCCGAGGAGCAGGCCGCCGCCGCAGTCGACCAGGCGACGAGGCCCAGGGTCACCCCGTTCCTCGCCGCTCGTGACGACCTCCAGCGCCGGCGCGAGGACCTCCTGCGTCACCTTCAGCACGCCGAGAGCGCAGCCAGGCTCCAGGGCGGGCTGGAGAAGCGGGCCGCGCTGGTGGAACGGCACGAGACGCAGATCGCCCGCCTGCGGGAGGAACTCGACCGGCTGGGTGATGCCGCGCAGGACCGTGACCTGGTTGTCGGCCGCATCAGCGTCCGGTACAGCGAGCTGCTGCGGCAGTGGCGCTATCCGAAGCTCAGCCAGCCCATGATCGACACGAACCTCGTCCCGTACGTGCGCGGCGACTCCTACCGCGAGGCCTCATCCGGCGCCCGGACGCTCCTGACCCTGGCCTGGCAGCTCGCCGTCTTCGAGGTGGCCGTCGAATCCTCGGCCGCCCACCCCGGCTTCCTCATGATCGACAGCCCGCAGAAGAACCTCGGCCACGGCGGCACCCGGGACGCGGCGATCGCCGACGCGATCGCCATCGACGACTTCTACCGCCACCTGACCAGCTGGCTGGCGGAACAGGGCTCCGGGGCGCAGGTGATCATCGTCGACAACAGCCCGCCGCGACTCGTGGAGGACAACGTCGTCGTACGGTACAGCCGCAGCGAGGAACGGCCTCCCTACGGCCTGATCGACGATGAGACCACAACGGACGAGGGCGACGGGGACGAACGACTGGCTCACCCCGGCCAGGCCTGA